Below is a genomic region from Fulvia fulva chromosome 5, complete sequence.
TTCAGGGAGCTGCCATCCTTCTGCGGTCCTTCTCTGGCGGTGCTGGCTTCTGATCTCCAAGTCTCGGCCAGGCTGCGCTTCGGATCCTCGTCTGGCAAACCGCTACACGCTCGTCGTACTTTGAGCACTTCATTTCTGACGGCCATGGTGACTTCCATACGCAGCTGCTCTGCTTCCCTCCCGTACTTTAGCTCATCATCGGTGACCACGCCAAGTTCCCCCTCGTGATCCACATCGTGATCGTTGACATGCTGGAAGAAGCCGAGTCGCTTCCGCCTCGCACGCTCCTGCAACTGCCTCCACCTTGCTCGGTAAGATCCAAAAACCCTCTCCATGTCAACAAGCTCGCCAAAGTTGATGCTGATATCTTTGTTTATCCGTGGAAGTGGCTTCGGAAAGCCTCGTTCGTTGTCCATGACAAGCTGTGGTCCGTCAATCCACATGGGTATGACATCCGGACATGGTTCGGCTTCGAGAATCAATCGTGCAACGCCCCATTTGAAGTAGCGCATTACTCGGTCAGGATGCTGGTGGATCATGCCTTCTGGGAAGATGTGGATCCAGCTGTGACGACGAGATGGGTATGCTGCTGGTGCAGGGAAGGAGTCTTCGCCATTTGTTGAGTAG
It encodes:
- a CDS encoding Tafazzin, yielding MLPLEKLLLAMAEQGRPCQPPLAWRATSAATLGAVGFLCRSFLHALNRTETTGLDRFLSILDERTDERSRTRGLITVSNHVSVLDDPMIWGVLPHKYFWNPNNMRWSLASFDICFKNGQQSLLSAFFTYGNTLPTHRSAHSRFGGLFQPTMTQCIRLLSDPHGPRDQLAEPDANEDKTSFPSTDPFSSLELYYSTNGEDSFPAPAAYPSRRHSWIHIFPEGMIHQHPDRVMRYFKWGVARLILEAEPCPDVIPMWIDGPQLVMDNERGFPKPLPRINKDISINFGELVDMERVFGSYRARWRQLQERARRKRLGFFQHVNDHDVDHEGELGVVTDDELKYGREAEQLRMEVTMAVRNEVLKVRRACSGLPDEDPKRSLAETWRSEASTAREGPQKDGSSLKDT